Proteins from a genomic interval of Candidatus Eisenbacteria bacterium:
- the panB gene encoding 3-methyl-2-oxobutanoate hydroxymethyltransferase, which yields MSEKTSERPGGSKSAGSPSSRAKVTAPKLAEMKRRGDPITVLTAYDFPTARIADEAGVDVLLVGDSLGTVVLGYESTLPVTMEDMLHHVSAVTRAKPKALVVADMPFMSYQVSVEQAVANGGRFIQESGADAVKVEGGERVIAAVTRLVEIGIPVMGHLGLTPQSVLAMGGYKVQARGEADQERLIREAQLLEKAGCFALVLEGIPARLGAQVTRALTIPTIGIGAGVACDGQVLVTHDLLGLFLGHEPKFVRRYANLAGTMREAFERYVADVKARRFPSDEESY from the coding sequence ATGAGCGAGAAGACGAGCGAACGCCCGGGAGGGTCGAAGTCCGCGGGCTCTCCGTCGAGCCGCGCCAAGGTCACGGCCCCGAAGCTCGCCGAGATGAAGCGGCGAGGGGACCCCATCACCGTCCTCACCGCCTATGACTTCCCGACCGCGAGGATCGCCGACGAGGCGGGGGTCGACGTGCTGCTGGTGGGAGACAGTCTCGGCACCGTGGTGCTGGGCTACGAGAGCACGCTCCCGGTGACCATGGAGGACATGCTCCATCACGTCTCGGCGGTCACGCGTGCGAAGCCGAAGGCTCTCGTGGTCGCCGACATGCCCTTCATGTCGTACCAGGTGAGCGTGGAGCAGGCGGTCGCCAACGGCGGGCGCTTCATCCAGGAGAGCGGCGCCGATGCCGTGAAGGTCGAGGGTGGCGAGCGAGTGATCGCGGCCGTCACCCGCCTGGTCGAGATCGGCATCCCGGTGATGGGTCATCTCGGGCTCACGCCGCAATCCGTGCTGGCGATGGGCGGATACAAGGTGCAGGCGCGCGGCGAGGCCGATCAGGAACGGCTGATCCGCGAGGCCCAGCTGCTGGAAAAGGCCGGATGCTTCGCGCTGGTGCTCGAAGGGATTCCCGCGCGGCTCGGTGCGCAAGTGACACGCGCGCTCACCATTCCGACCATCGGGATCGGCGCGGGGGTCGCGTGCGACGGCCAGGTGCTCGTGACCCACGATCTGCTCGGGCTCTTCCTCGGCCACGAGCCGAAGTTCGTGCGCCGCTACGCGAACCTCGCCGGGACGATGCGCGAGGCGTTCGAGCGCTACGTCGCCGACGTCAAGGCCCGCCGATTCCCGTCCGACGAGGAATCCTATTGA